One Campylobacter pinnipediorum subsp. caledonicus genomic window carries:
- a CDS encoding EamA family transporter, with protein sequence MLNYFFGLLSGVFWGADTYILSLTTINSLILAFIHDFFSFIIVFIFILANKRFLYQLKSINLNGTKIVIIASFFGSFVGMGSFIMSIKYIGVSASILSALYPLIGVIFSKIILKEKLSKIASIGFMISILSTMCTSIVLYNDIEFNSYGILFGLLCAFGWGMECVIINLALKEHIHPISIVFIRQFTSSILFMFCIVFSIYFTKNNMLSIQNYNYLNLIILSSFLEQCLIFYITKALTGLAL encoded by the coding sequence ATGCTAAATTATTTTTTTGGACTACTTAGTGGTGTTTTTTGGGGAGCAGACACATATATTTTAAGCCTTACAACCATAAATTCATTAATACTGGCTTTTATTCACGATTTTTTTAGTTTTATTATAGTTTTTATTTTTATATTGGCAAACAAACGATTTTTATATCAATTAAAATCAATAAACCTAAATGGAACAAAAATTGTAATAATTGCATCATTTTTTGGTAGTTTTGTAGGGATGGGTTCTTTTATAATGTCGATCAAATATATAGGCGTTAGTGCATCTATTTTAAGTGCATTATATCCTTTGATTGGTGTTATTTTTTCAAAAATAATACTAAAAGAAAAATTGTCTAAAATAGCTAGTATTGGCTTTATGATTTCAATTTTATCTACAATGTGTACATCTATTGTATTATATAATGATATAGAATTTAATAGTTATGGAATTTTATTTGGGTTATTGTGTGCTTTTGGTTGGGGTATGGAATGTGTTATAATTAATTTAGCACTAAAAGAACATATCCATCCAATAAGCATAGTATTCATAAGACAATTCACAAGCTCCATATTGTTTATGTTTTGTATTGTTTTTTCTATATATTTTACAAAAAACAATATGCTTAGTATTCAAAATTATAATTATTTAAATCTTATTATTTTGTCTTCCTTTTTGGAACAATGTCTTATTTTTTATATTACAAAAGCATTGACAGGCTTGGCACTATAA